One window of the Chelonoidis abingdonii isolate Lonesome George chromosome 3, CheloAbing_2.0, whole genome shotgun sequence genome contains the following:
- the MYB gene encoding transcriptional activator Myb isoform X2 codes for MARRPRHSIYSSDDDDEDVEMYDHDYDGLLPKAGKRHLGKTRWTREEDEKLKKLVEQNGTEDWKVIANFLPNRTDVQCQHRWQKVLNPELIKGPWTKEEDQRVIELVQKYGPKRWSVIAKHLKGRIGKQCRERWHNHLNPEVKKTSWTEEEDRIIYQAHKRLGNRWAEIAKLLPGRTDNAIKNHWNSTMRRKVEQEGYLQESSKANQSSLAGSFQKSNHLMGFAHTPPSAQLPAATQPPVNNDYSYYHISEPQNVPGQIPYPVALHVNIVNVPQPAAAAIQRHYNDEDPEKEKRIKELELLLMSTENELKGQQALPTQNHTSSYPGWHSTTIADNTRTNGDSAPVSCLGEHHHCTPSPPVDHGCLPEESASPARCMIVHQSNILDNVKNLLEFAETLQLIDSDPSSWGDLSSFEFFEEADTSPSKTPSGKVLQLQQREANACRPEGHPSTNLSKIMLSQGSLDSPKSLSASKCNTAPLVILRKKRGHSSHLARGHSSSFIFADVSSSTPKRSPVKSLPFSPSQFLNTSANHENLDLDNPTLTSTPLCGHKVSVTTPLHRDQTFKPQKENNIFRTPAIKRSILESSPRTPTPFKNALAAQEIKYGPLKMLPQTPTHLVEDLHDVIKQESDESGIVSGLHESGIPLVKKIKQEVESPTGKAGNFFCSNHWEGENLNTQLFTHASTMEDVPNLLTSSVLRMPVSEQDESIHKTFAIPRNRPLASPLQHLSNAWESASCGKIEDQMILTEQARKYMNAFSARTLVM; via the exons AATCGGACAGATGTGCAGTGCCAGCATCGATGGCAGAAAGTACTAAATCCTGAACTTATCAAAGGTCCATGGACTAAAGAAGAAGATCAGCGG GTAATAGAACTTGTGCAAAAATATGGCCCAAAGCGCTGGTCTGTTATTGCCAAGCACTTGAAGGGGAGGATTGGAAAACAATGCAGGGAGAGGTGGCACAACCATTTGAATCCAGAAGTAAAGAAAACCTCCTGGACTGAAGAAGAAGATAGAATTATTTACCAGGCACACAAGAGGCTGGGAAACAGATGGGCAGAAATTGCAAAGTTGCTGCCTGGACG AACTGATAATGCTATCAAGAACCACTGGAATTCTACAATGCGTCGAAAGGTTGAACAGGAAGGTTATCTTCAGGAGTCTTCCAAAGCCAACCAGTCATCATTAGCCGGAAGTTTTCAGAAAAGCAATCACTTAATGGGATTTGCTCACACTCCACCTTCTgcacagcttccagcagccaCCCAACCCCCAGTTAACAATGACTACTCCTATTACCACATCTCTGAGCCACAAAAT GTCCCTGGTCAAATCCCATATCCAGTAGCACTGCATGTAAATATTGTCAATGTCCCTCAGCCAGCCGCTGCAGCTATTCAG AGACACTATAATGATGAAGACcctgagaaagaaaaacgaatAAAGGAATTAGAGTTGCTACTAATGTCGACTGAGAATGAACTGAAAGGGCAGCAGGCATTACCA ACACAGAACCACACATCAAGCTACCCAGGCTGGCACAGCACCACAATTGCTGACAATACCAGAACTAATGGTGACAGTGCACCTGTTTCCTGTTTGGGGGAGCATCACCATTGTACTCCATCTCCACCAGTGGATCATGGTTGCTTACCTGAAGAAAGCGCATCCCCTGCAAGGTGCATGATTGTTCATCAGAGCAACATCCTGGATAATGTTAAGAATCTCTTAGAATTTGCAGAAACACTTCAGTTAATAGATTCC GATCCTTCATCATGGGGTGATCTCAGCAGTTTTGAATTCTTTGAAGAAGCAGACACTTCGCCTAGCAAAACTCCCTCAGGCAAAGTCTTACAGCTTCAGCAAAGAGAGGCCAATGCGTGTAGACCTGAAGGACACCCTAGCACAAACTTGAGCAAAATAATGTTGAGTCAGGGTTCCCTTGACTCACCAAAGTCCTTATCTGCCTCAAAATGCAACACAGCTCCGTTGGTCATTCTTCGCAAAAAGAGAGGGCATTCCAGCCACTTAGCCAGAGGTCACAGTAGCTCCTTCATATTTGCTGACGTCAGCAGTTCAACTCCTAAGCGCTCCCCTGTCAAAAGCCTACCCTTCTCTCCCTCGCAG TTCTTAAACACCTCAGCCAACCATGAAAATCTGGACCTGGACAATCCTACTTTAACTTCCACTCCACTTTGTGGTCATAAAGTGTCTGTTACAACACCACTTCACAGAGACCAAACTTTTAAGCCTCAGAAGGAAAACAATAT CTTCAGAACTCCTGCCATCAAGAGGTCAATATTGGAGAGTTCTCCAAGAACACCTACTCCATTCAAAAATGCGCTTGCAGCTCAAGAAATCAAATATGGCCCCTTGAAGATGCTG CCTCAGACTCCAACTCATCTTGTAGAAGACCTGCACGATGTTATCAAACAAGAGTCTGATGAATCTGGAATTGTGTCTGGGCTACATGAAAGTGGAATCCCTTTGGTGAAGAAAATCAAACAAGAG GTGGAGTCTCCAACAGGTAAAGCTGGAAACTTCTTTTGCTCAAATCACTGGGAAGGGGAAAACCTGAACACTCAGCTCTTCACACATGCATCTACTATGGAAGATGTGCCC aatCTTCTTACTAGTTCCGTTTTAAGGATGCCAGTGTCAGAACAGGATGAAAGCATTCACAAAACATTTGCCATACCTAGAAACAGGCCATTGGCTAGTCCGTTGCAG catCTGAGCAATGCCTGGGAATCAGCTTCCTGTGGGAAGATAGAGGATCAGATGATCCTGACCGAGCAAGCACGCAAATACATGAATGCATTTTCAGCCCGGACTCTGGTTATGTAA
- the MYB gene encoding transcriptional activator Myb isoform X1: MFHSKSPPVSFCSIYSSDDDDEDVEMYDHDYDGLLPKAGKRHLGKTRWTREEDEKLKKLVEQNGTEDWKVIANFLPNRTDVQCQHRWQKVLNPELIKGPWTKEEDQRVIELVQKYGPKRWSVIAKHLKGRIGKQCRERWHNHLNPEVKKTSWTEEEDRIIYQAHKRLGNRWAEIAKLLPGRTDNAIKNHWNSTMRRKVEQEGYLQESSKANQSSLAGSFQKSNHLMGFAHTPPSAQLPAATQPPVNNDYSYYHISEPQNVPGQIPYPVALHVNIVNVPQPAAAAIQRHYNDEDPEKEKRIKELELLLMSTENELKGQQALPTQNHTSSYPGWHSTTIADNTRTNGDSAPVSCLGEHHHCTPSPPVDHGCLPEESASPARCMIVHQSNILDNVKNLLEFAETLQLIDSDPSSWGDLSSFEFFEEADTSPSKTPSGKVLQLQQREANACRPEGHPSTNLSKIMLSQGSLDSPKSLSASKCNTAPLVILRKKRGHSSHLARGHSSSFIFADVSSSTPKRSPVKSLPFSPSQFLNTSANHENLDLDNPTLTSTPLCGHKVSVTTPLHRDQTFKPQKENNIFRTPAIKRSILESSPRTPTPFKNALAAQEIKYGPLKMLPQTPTHLVEDLHDVIKQESDESGIVSGLHESGIPLVKKIKQEVESPTGKAGNFFCSNHWEGENLNTQLFTHASTMEDVPNLLTSSVLRMPVSEQDESIHKTFAIPRNRPLASPLQHLSNAWESASCGKIEDQMILTEQARKYMNAFSARTLVM; this comes from the exons AATCGGACAGATGTGCAGTGCCAGCATCGATGGCAGAAAGTACTAAATCCTGAACTTATCAAAGGTCCATGGACTAAAGAAGAAGATCAGCGG GTAATAGAACTTGTGCAAAAATATGGCCCAAAGCGCTGGTCTGTTATTGCCAAGCACTTGAAGGGGAGGATTGGAAAACAATGCAGGGAGAGGTGGCACAACCATTTGAATCCAGAAGTAAAGAAAACCTCCTGGACTGAAGAAGAAGATAGAATTATTTACCAGGCACACAAGAGGCTGGGAAACAGATGGGCAGAAATTGCAAAGTTGCTGCCTGGACG AACTGATAATGCTATCAAGAACCACTGGAATTCTACAATGCGTCGAAAGGTTGAACAGGAAGGTTATCTTCAGGAGTCTTCCAAAGCCAACCAGTCATCATTAGCCGGAAGTTTTCAGAAAAGCAATCACTTAATGGGATTTGCTCACACTCCACCTTCTgcacagcttccagcagccaCCCAACCCCCAGTTAACAATGACTACTCCTATTACCACATCTCTGAGCCACAAAAT GTCCCTGGTCAAATCCCATATCCAGTAGCACTGCATGTAAATATTGTCAATGTCCCTCAGCCAGCCGCTGCAGCTATTCAG AGACACTATAATGATGAAGACcctgagaaagaaaaacgaatAAAGGAATTAGAGTTGCTACTAATGTCGACTGAGAATGAACTGAAAGGGCAGCAGGCATTACCA ACACAGAACCACACATCAAGCTACCCAGGCTGGCACAGCACCACAATTGCTGACAATACCAGAACTAATGGTGACAGTGCACCTGTTTCCTGTTTGGGGGAGCATCACCATTGTACTCCATCTCCACCAGTGGATCATGGTTGCTTACCTGAAGAAAGCGCATCCCCTGCAAGGTGCATGATTGTTCATCAGAGCAACATCCTGGATAATGTTAAGAATCTCTTAGAATTTGCAGAAACACTTCAGTTAATAGATTCC GATCCTTCATCATGGGGTGATCTCAGCAGTTTTGAATTCTTTGAAGAAGCAGACACTTCGCCTAGCAAAACTCCCTCAGGCAAAGTCTTACAGCTTCAGCAAAGAGAGGCCAATGCGTGTAGACCTGAAGGACACCCTAGCACAAACTTGAGCAAAATAATGTTGAGTCAGGGTTCCCTTGACTCACCAAAGTCCTTATCTGCCTCAAAATGCAACACAGCTCCGTTGGTCATTCTTCGCAAAAAGAGAGGGCATTCCAGCCACTTAGCCAGAGGTCACAGTAGCTCCTTCATATTTGCTGACGTCAGCAGTTCAACTCCTAAGCGCTCCCCTGTCAAAAGCCTACCCTTCTCTCCCTCGCAG TTCTTAAACACCTCAGCCAACCATGAAAATCTGGACCTGGACAATCCTACTTTAACTTCCACTCCACTTTGTGGTCATAAAGTGTCTGTTACAACACCACTTCACAGAGACCAAACTTTTAAGCCTCAGAAGGAAAACAATAT CTTCAGAACTCCTGCCATCAAGAGGTCAATATTGGAGAGTTCTCCAAGAACACCTACTCCATTCAAAAATGCGCTTGCAGCTCAAGAAATCAAATATGGCCCCTTGAAGATGCTG CCTCAGACTCCAACTCATCTTGTAGAAGACCTGCACGATGTTATCAAACAAGAGTCTGATGAATCTGGAATTGTGTCTGGGCTACATGAAAGTGGAATCCCTTTGGTGAAGAAAATCAAACAAGAG GTGGAGTCTCCAACAGGTAAAGCTGGAAACTTCTTTTGCTCAAATCACTGGGAAGGGGAAAACCTGAACACTCAGCTCTTCACACATGCATCTACTATGGAAGATGTGCCC aatCTTCTTACTAGTTCCGTTTTAAGGATGCCAGTGTCAGAACAGGATGAAAGCATTCACAAAACATTTGCCATACCTAGAAACAGGCCATTGGCTAGTCCGTTGCAG catCTGAGCAATGCCTGGGAATCAGCTTCCTGTGGGAAGATAGAGGATCAGATGATCCTGACCGAGCAAGCACGCAAATACATGAATGCATTTTCAGCCCGGACTCTGGTTATGTAA